One part of the Anopheles coustani chromosome 2, idAnoCousDA_361_x.2, whole genome shotgun sequence genome encodes these proteins:
- the LOC131267433 gene encoding nitric oxide synthase, translating into MPTVVKPIKLKSIITKAESYDTMHGKASDVMSCSREVCMGSVMTPHLIGTESRKSDVVQQHAKDFLDQYYSSIRRLKSPAHESRWQQVQKEVEATGSYHLTETELIYGAKLAWRNSSRCIGRIQWSKLQVFDCRYVTTTSGMFEAICNHIKYATNKGNLRSAITIFPQRTDGKHDYRIWNNQIISYAGYKNADGKITGDPANVEFTDFCVKLGWKSKRTEWDILPLVVSANGHDPDYFDYPPELILEVPLSHPQFKWFAELNLRWYAVPMVSSMLFDCGGIQFTATAFSGWYMSTEIGCRNLCDANRRNLLEPIAIKMGLDTRNPTSLWKDKALVEINIAVLHSYQSRNITIVDHHTASESFMKHFENETKLRNGCPADWIWIVPPMSASVTPVFHQEMAVYYLRPSFEYQESAMKTHIWKKGRDSAKNKKPRRKFNFKQIARAVKFTSKLFGRALSRRIKATVLYATETGRSEQYARQLVELLGHAFNAQIYCMSDYDISSIEHEALLLVVASTFGNGDPPENGELFAQDLYAMKLHESGHHQAHSELTIAASSKSFIKANSRSDLGKFGHLGGRKIDRLDSLRGSTTDTLSEETFGPLSNVRFAVFALGSSAYPNFCAFGKYIDNILGELGGERMMKMATGDEICGQEQAFRKWAPEVFKIACETFCLDPEETLSDAAFALQSELSENTVRYAPVQEHESLDRALSKFHNKKSTECSVKRHPINLHCEMNGTERSTILVEIVAEGIDYEPGDHVGIFPANRKEIVDGIIERLTGVNDPDEMLQLQILKEKQTQNGVYKSWEPHERLPVCSLRTLLTRFLDITTPPTRQLLTYLASCCGDKADEERLLMLANESSVYEDWRYWKLPHLLEVLEEFPSCRPPAAVLVAQLNALQPRFYSISSSPRQYSNEIHLTVAIVTYRAEDGEGAEHYGVCSNYLANLQPDDRIFLFVRSAPSFHMSKDPTRPVILIGPGTGIAPFRSFWQEWDHIKTEMVDSKIPKVWLFFGCRTKNVDLYRDEKAEMVQKGVLDRVFLALSREENIPKTYVQDLALKEAESICQLIMQEKAHIYVCGDVTMAEHVYQTLRKILATRENRTETEMEKYMLTLRDENRYHEDIFGITLRTAEIHNKSRATARIRMASQP; encoded by the exons GTGATGTCGTGCTCGCGTGAAGTTTGCATGGGAAGCGTCATGACACCGCATCTCATTGGGACGGAATCCCGCAAGTCGGATGTGGTTCAGCAGCACGCAAAGGATTTTCTCGATCAGTATTATTCCTCGATCCGACG ATTGAAATCGCCCGCCCACGAAAGCCGATGGCAGCAGGTGCAGAAGGAAGTCGAAGCAACAGGATCCTACCATCTGACGGAAACCGAGCTAATCTACGGGGCCAAGCTCGCCTGGCGCAACTCGTCACGCTGCATCGGTCGGATACAGTGGTCCAAGCTGCAG GTTTTCGATTGCCGATACGTTACCACAACGAGCGGCATGTTTGAAGCGATCTGCAATCACATCAAATATGCGACCAATAAAGGAAACCTCAG ATCGGCCATCACGATTTTCCCGCAGCGAACAGACGGCAAGCACGACTACCGCATCTGGAACAATCAGATTATCTCGTACGCCGGCTATAAGAACGCGGACGGCAAAATCACCGGCGATCCGGCCAACGTCGAGTTCACTGAT TTTTGCGTCAAGCTTGGCTGGAAGAGCAAGCGCACCGAGTGGGACATCCTGCCGCTGGTCGTGTCGGCGAACGGGCACGATCCGGACTACTTCGACTATCCGCCCGAGCTGATCCTGGAGGTGCCGCTCAGCCACCCGCAGTTCAAGTGGTTCGCCGAGCTCAACCTCCGGTGGTACGCCGTGCCGATGGTGTCCTCGATGCTGTTCGACTGCGGCGGCATCCAGTTCACGGCCACCGCCTTCAGCGGCTGGTACATGTCGACCGAGATCGGCTGCCGCAATCTGTGCGACGCCAACCGGCGAAACCTCCTGGAG CCGATTGCAATAAAAATGGGACTGGACACGCGGAACCCGACGTCGCTGTGGAAGGACAAGGCGCTGGTGGAAATTAATATCGCCGTACTGCACTCGTACCAGAGCCGCAATATTACCATCGTCGATCATCACACCGCCAGCGAGAGCTTTATGAAGCACTTCGAGAACGAAACCAAGCTGAG GAACGGATGCCCGGCCGATTGGATATGGATCGTCCCACCGATGTCGGCTTCGGTGACGCCCGTTTTCCACCAGGAGATGGCCGTCTACTATCTCAGACCATCGTTCGAGTATCAG GAATCGGCAATGAAAACGCACATTTGGAAGAAGGGTCGGGATTCGGCAAAGAACAAGAAACCTCGACGAAAGTTCAACTTCAAACAAATAGCTAG AGCTGTCAAATTTACATCGAAACTGTTCGGACGCGCCCTGTCCCGTCGGATCAAGGCGACGGTACTGTACGCGACAGAAACCGGACGCTCGGAGCAGTACGCCCGCCAGCTCGTCGAGCTGCTCGGTCATGCGTTCAACGCACAG ATCTACTGCATGTCGGATTACGACATCTCATCAATCGAACACGAAGCCCTGCTGCTGGTTGTCGCTTCCACCTTCGGCAACGGGGATCCACCGGAGAACGGCGAG CTCTTCGCGCAGGATTTGTACGCGATGAAGCTGCACGAAAGTGGCCACCACCAGGCGCACAGCGAGCTGACCATTGCCGCATCCTCCAAGTCCTTCATCAAGGCGAACTCGCGCAGCGATCTGGGCAAGTTCGGACACCTGGGTGGCCGCAAGATCGATCGGCTGGACTCACTGCGCGGTTCCACCACCGACACGCTGTCGGAGGAAACGTTCGGCCCGCTGTCGAACGTCCGGTTCGCCGTGTTCGCCCTCGGCTCGTCGGCCTACCCGAACTTTTGCGCCTTCGGCAAGTACATCGATAACATCCTCGGGGAGTTGGGCGGCGAGCGGATGATGAAGATGGCCACGGGGGACGAAATCTGCGGCCAGGAGCAAGCGTTCCGCAAGTGGGCACCGGAAGTCTTTAAG ATTGCCTGCGAAACGTTCTGTCTCGATCCGGAGGAGACGCTCTCGGATGCGGCGTTCGCGTTGCAGAGCGAGCTGTCCGAAAACACGGTCCGCTACGCACCGGTACAGGAGCACGAGTCGCTCGACCGGGCACTGTCCAAGTTCCACAACAAGAAGTCGACCGAGTGCTCGGTCAAGCGGCATCCCATCAATCTGCACTGCGAAATGAACGGCACCGAGCGGTCAACAATTTTGGTCGAAATCGTCGCCGAAGGG ATTGATTACGAACCCGGAGACCACGTGGGCATATTTCCGGCAAACCGGAAGGAAATCGTCGACGGTATCATTGAACGGCTGACCGGGGTTAACGATCCGGACGAGATGCTTCAGCTGCAAATTCTGAAAGAGAAGCAAACCCAAAACG GTGTCTACAAATCGTGGGAACCACACGAGCGGCTTCCGGTGTGTTCTTTGCGTACACTGCTGACCCGTTTCCTGGACATTACGACACCACCTACCAGGCAGCTTCTGACGTACTTGGCATCCTGCTGTGGTGACAAAGCGGACGAAGAACGGCTGCTCATGTTGGCGAAT GAATCATCAGTGTACGAAGACTGGCGCTACTGGAAGCTGCCCCATCTGCTCGAGGTGCTTGAGGAGTTCCCCTCCTGCCGGCCCCCAGCAGCCGTCCTGGTCGCCCAGCTGAACGCCCTGCAGCCCCGATTCTATTCCATCTCGTCCTCGCCGCGCCAATACTCGAACGAAATCCACCTGACGGTCGCCATCGTCACCTATCGGGCGGAGGACGGCGAGGGGGCCGAGCACTACGGCGTTTGCTCAAACTATCTGGCCAACCTGCAGCCGGACGACCGGATCTTCCTGTTCGTACGCAGCGCACCCTCGTTCCACATGTCGAAGGATCCAACCAGGCCGGTCATTCTGATCGGACCCGGCACCGGTATCGCACCGTTCCGCTCGTTCTGGCAGGAGTGGGACCACATCAAGACGGAGATGGTCGATTCAAAG ATTCCCAAAGTGTGGCTTTTCTTCGGCTGTCGTACGAAGAACGTCGACCTGTACCGGGATGAAAAGGCAGAGATGGTACAGAAAGGTGTACTGGATCGGGTATTCCTCGCCCTGTCACGCGAAGAAAACATTCCCAAG ACCTACGTCCAGGATCTCGCGCTGAAGGAGGCGGAGTCGATCTGCCAGCTCATAATGCAGGAGAAGGCGCACATTTACGTGTGCGGCGATGTCACCATGGCCGAGCACGTGTACCAGACACTCCGTAAGATTCTGGCCACGCGCGAAAACcgcaccgaaaccgaaatggAGAAGTACATGCTGACGCTGCGG GACGAAAACCGCTACCACGAGGACATATTCGGTATTACGCTGCGTACGGCCGAGATTCACAACAAGTCACGTGCAACAGCTCGAATTCGAATGGCTTCGCAACCGTAA